One genomic window of Evansella cellulosilytica DSM 2522 includes the following:
- a CDS encoding MerR family transcriptional regulator codes for MTVADGKYNIKAVSKMLSIQPGTLRAWERRYKIIEPRRNKAGHRLYTEQQVSILKWLIDKVNRGITIGQAVELYLAEDFKENESNLEIDDKVIQLRNDLLISLLEFDEQKSNQQLDQIFAMFSIEKIVIKILGELLIDVGDKWERGEITVAHEHFVTSYLRTKIGMVLHQLPVNRYLPKVLCVCGPGELHEMGLLIFTLYLKRKGYDTVYLGSGIPQDDLFNVVSDVLPKMVVLSCTMEENIAATMELAKKIDKSYSDIKVGIGGQAFKGEKEVSNKYYIGDFDDWEGWLQTEKGI; via the coding sequence ATGACGGTAGCAGATGGTAAATATAATATAAAGGCTGTCTCTAAGATGCTCTCCATTCAACCTGGAACATTAAGAGCATGGGAACGACGCTATAAAATTATTGAACCAAGAAGAAATAAAGCAGGACATAGATTATATACTGAACAGCAAGTTAGCATTTTAAAATGGCTGATCGATAAAGTAAACAGAGGCATCACTATTGGACAAGCTGTGGAATTGTATTTGGCTGAGGATTTTAAGGAGAACGAGAGTAATCTTGAAATCGATGATAAGGTCATCCAACTGCGTAACGATCTTTTAATTTCATTATTAGAGTTTGATGAACAGAAAAGTAATCAGCAACTTGATCAAATATTTGCAATGTTTTCTATAGAAAAGATTGTTATTAAGATATTAGGTGAATTGTTAATCGATGTTGGTGATAAGTGGGAAAGAGGGGAAATAACTGTAGCTCATGAGCATTTTGTTACAAGTTATTTAAGAACGAAAATTGGAATGGTGTTACATCAATTGCCAGTAAATCGTTACTTACCTAAAGTTCTGTGTGTATGTGGTCCAGGAGAACTTCACGAAATGGGGTTATTAATTTTTACACTCTATTTAAAAAGGAAAGGCTACGATACAGTATATTTAGGAAGTGGGATTCCGCAAGATGATTTATTCAATGTCGTAAGCGATGTACTTCCTAAAATGGTCGTATTATCTTGTACAATGGAAGAAAATATAGCTGCCACAATGGAATTGGCAAAGAAAATTGATAAATCATATTCTGATATTAAAGTGGGCATTGGCGGACAAGCTTTTAAAGGAGAAAAGGAAGTAAGCAATAAATATTACATCGGAGACTTTGATGATTGGGAGGGTTGGCTTCAAACGGAAAAAGGAATTTAA